From one Methanolobus chelungpuianus genomic stretch:
- a CDS encoding threonyl-tRNA synthetase editing domain-containing protein, with protein MKLLMFDAGYFWFNTYSKTIENLEDIERKEKIENTAVVFIHVESEDEIRKSNVIKSAIGNLKWYLNKVNKDKIVLHSFAHLSSSKSSPEFAMEILSLIDEKLKSKGINVYTTPFGYFSEFSIHVRGESLAKVFKEI; from the coding sequence ATGAAGCTACTTATGTTCGATGCTGGGTACTTTTGGTTTAACACTTACAGCAAAACCATTGAAAATCTGGAAGATATAGAAAGAAAGGAAAAGATAGAGAATACTGCCGTTGTTTTTATTCATGTAGAATCGGAGGATGAAATTAGAAAAAGCAACGTAATCAAAAGTGCGATTGGAAACTTAAAGTGGTATCTTAATAAGGTAAATAAAGACAAGATTGTCTTGCATTCGTTTGCACATTTGTCTTCAAGTAAATCATCCCCGGAATTTGCAATGGAAATCCTTTCTCTGATTGATGAGAAATTGAAAAGTAAAGGTATAAATGTCTATACTACGCCCTTTGGATATTTTTCGGAATTTTCAATCCATGTCCGGGGAGAATCTCTTGCAAAGGTTTTCAAGGAAATATGA
- a CDS encoding class I SAM-dependent methyltransferase produces MRIRESGMPDEIAWDSFFEPCKLLETLGLDNTVINVADFGCGYGTFAIPAAKTIKGKVYAIDINPEMIKITSQKAKSCALDNVETMLRDFTLEGSGLADESVDYVILFNILHGEEPEKILQEAYRILKPGGKAGIIHWNHDSATPRGPPMEMRPRPEQCIKWAISSGFEICGIHDLKPYHYGVTIHKK; encoded by the coding sequence ATGCGAATCAGAGAAAGCGGTATGCCTGATGAAATTGCGTGGGATAGCTTTTTTGAACCATGTAAGCTCCTTGAAACACTGGGTTTGGATAATACAGTTATAAATGTAGCAGACTTTGGTTGCGGGTATGGGACTTTTGCAATTCCCGCTGCAAAGACAATAAAAGGAAAAGTCTACGCTATTGACATAAATCCCGAAATGATTAAAATCACATCACAAAAAGCAAAATCTTGCGCTTTGGACAATGTTGAAACAATGCTTCGTGATTTTACATTAGAAGGCAGTGGGCTTGCAGACGAAAGCGTAGATTATGTAATTTTGTTTAATATCTTGCACGGAGAAGAACCTGAAAAAATACTCCAAGAGGCTTACAGAATCCTGAAGCCGGGAGGAAAAGCAGGAATAATTCACTGGAACCATGATTCTGCAACTCCAAGAGGACCACCCATGGAAATGCGACCTAGGCCGGAGCAATGTATTAAATGGGCGATATCTTCAGGATTCGAAATTTGCGGTATACATGACTTAAAGCCTTATCATTATGGAGTCACAATTCATAAAAAATAG
- a CDS encoding B12-binding domain-containing protein, whose product MNSVHNEIFDRAKDAILDLDEQTVKTVAQEALDAGIDPDELIEQSFAKGVREIGRIFDVGEFQLRQIFKAYSIAEKGIDVLKPKIMDSEKDAWLFEDIIRESDRTPRYTSIPHVHEASLSSYC is encoded by the coding sequence ATGAATTCAGTACATAACGAGATATTTGACAGGGCAAAAGATGCCATCCTCGATCTCGATGAACAGACCGTAAAGACAGTAGCACAGGAAGCTCTTGATGCAGGGATAGATCCTGATGAACTGATAGAACAGAGTTTTGCCAAAGGTGTGAGAGAAATAGGCAGAATCTTTGATGTAGGTGAATTCCAGCTAAGGCAGATATTCAAAGCCTACAGCATCGCAGAAAAAGGAATTGATGTGCTCAAACCTAAGATAATGGATTCTGAAAAGGATGCATGGTTGTTTGAGGATATCATCAGGGAATCTGACCGCACGCCAAGATATACTTCGATTCCTCATGTACATGAAGCTTCTCTTTCCTCTTACTGTTGA
- a CDS encoding transcriptional regulator: MKLPCQTIVWDVLPAIRAAIAEELVNLGLTQQETARLLDTTPSAISQYLSKKRGYKIEFEADVKKAIQSIAQDLSKGEVKDISLCICNICTMLQDHDSGCKYNC, from the coding sequence ATGAAATTACCTTGTCAGACAATCGTTTGGGATGTGCTACCTGCAATAAGAGCAGCAATAGCAGAGGAGCTAGTGAATCTTGGGCTGACTCAGCAAGAGACTGCTCGTTTATTGGACACGACCCCATCTGCAATTTCGCAGTACCTTTCTAAAAAGAGAGGATATAAAATCGAGTTTGAAGCTGATGTGAAAAAAGCCATTCAGTCCATTGCACAAGACCTGAGCAAAGGCGAAGTCAAAGACATCTCTTTGTGTATATGCAATATTTGCACAATGTTGCAGGATCATGATTCTGGCTGTAAATATAACTGCTAA
- the pth2 gene encoding aminoacyl-tRNA hydrolase: MWDYKQVIVVRKDIEMSPAKLAVQVAHASIGGFIECVEPGDRGIIMHEWYKDSYQKKVVLQVRDINALEEFIQLAHNLGYRLFQVRDAGKTELAPDTLTCVGFAPMNNESIDILTGNLKIYR, encoded by the coding sequence ATGTGGGATTATAAACAGGTAATCGTTGTGAGAAAGGACATTGAGATGTCACCTGCTAAACTGGCAGTGCAGGTAGCACATGCATCAATTGGAGGGTTTATAGAATGTGTTGAGCCTGGTGACCGTGGAATAATTATGCATGAATGGTACAAGGACAGCTACCAAAAGAAAGTTGTTCTTCAGGTTCGCGATATAAACGCACTTGAAGAGTTTATTCAATTGGCACACAATCTTGGATACAGGCTTTTTCAGGTAAGAGACGCAGGAAAGACCGAGCTCGCACCTGATACCTTGACCTGCGTTGGATTTGCGCCAATGAACAATGAAAGTATTGATATTCTGACCGGGAATTTAAAGATTTACAGATGA
- a CDS encoding B12-binding domain-containing protein: MNSATKEIFDYARHAVIDLDEQAVGKIAREALDAGINPLDLVEHGFIEGMKELSSTFEAGEVQLSQIFKAYQVVELGINVLRPTITGSHKSALSYGNLIVASDGTSTYPLISHMIDALPSSYCC; this comes from the coding sequence ATGAATTCAGCAACTAAAGAGATCTTTGACTATGCGAGGCATGCAGTCATTGATCTTGATGAACAGGCCGTTGGAAAAATAGCTCGGGAAGCTCTTGATGCCGGTATCAACCCGCTTGACCTGGTTGAACATGGGTTTATCGAAGGCATGAAAGAACTGAGCTCCACATTTGAAGCAGGCGAAGTCCAGTTATCACAGATATTCAAAGCATATCAGGTTGTGGAACTGGGAATCAACGTGCTCAGACCAACGATAACCGGCTCCCATAAAAGCGCATTGTCTTATGGTAATCTCATCGTGGCATCTGATGGCACATCGACATATCCTTTGATCTCACACATGATCGATGCATTGCCTTCTTCCTACTGTTGTTGA
- a CDS encoding ABC transporter permease — protein MVFGTDWEQMLRGIVSSLGILAAGYSLALVFAIPIGLYAGWKKRIYNVAYPVAKTLSPIPATVYMPYSIVLLPTFKASSVFLIFIGAFWPILVGCVYGVFSVDSRLINSARSLGLSDYQMIRRILLPAAMPSILSGAMISLILSFITLTVAEMVAATSGIGWYIQYYHQFANYDRVIAGMILMTVIVIAVMYLFDRVQKYFLRWHPVHGEAADSASSPIT, from the coding sequence ATGGTATTCGGGACAGACTGGGAACAGATGTTAAGAGGTATTGTCAGTTCTCTGGGTATCCTTGCAGCAGGATATTCTCTTGCTCTTGTCTTTGCCATTCCTATCGGGCTTTATGCGGGCTGGAAAAAAAGGATATATAATGTAGCTTACCCAGTTGCTAAAACACTGTCTCCCATACCTGCAACAGTATATATGCCTTATTCCATTGTGCTTCTTCCTACATTCAAGGCATCTTCAGTATTCCTGATCTTCATCGGAGCATTCTGGCCAATACTTGTGGGCTGTGTGTATGGTGTGTTCTCGGTGGATTCCAGACTGATTAACTCCGCACGCTCTCTGGGACTGTCGGACTATCAGATGATAAGGAGGATACTGCTGCCTGCAGCAATGCCGTCTATTTTATCGGGTGCAATGATATCACTCATACTATCCTTCATAACGCTGACTGTTGCGGAAATGGTTGCGGCGACATCTGGCATTGGCTGGTATATCCAGTATTACCACCAGTTTGCAAACTACGACAGAGTTATCGCAGGCATGATCCTGATGACAGTGATTGTTATAGCAGTTATGTACCTGTTTGACCGTGTCCAGAAGTACTTCCTGCGCTGGCATCCGGTGCATGGGGAGGCGGCAGATTCCGCTTCCTCTCCCATAACATGA
- a CDS encoding ABC transporter ATP-binding protein, with the protein MATIDLKDISLSYGNNGTAHQALSGVNLSIEDGEFVSLIGPSGCGKSTIIDVLSGLKSPTYGSVLVDGVPVDGPGTDRGIVFQDYSLFPWMTTFENISFAIEHTKTTKDRKSIDEKAHSFLELVGLEKFKDTYPNNLSGGMRQRAAIARMFSIDPKVFIMDEPFGALDSLNRSNMQDLLLRLWSAGGQHKTVLFVTHDVDEALLLSDRIAVMSPSPGRIQEIIDVPFSRPRRRKDLSVSRDYTDLKAYMLSILHGESSGDTQGLENKPKGS; encoded by the coding sequence ATGGCAACAATTGATCTTAAGGATATTTCCCTTTCCTACGGGAACAACGGTACAGCCCATCAGGCGCTCTCAGGTGTGAATCTCAGTATTGAGGACGGAGAGTTCGTTTCGCTCATTGGCCCCTCAGGATGTGGGAAAAGCACAATAATCGATGTGCTCTCAGGATTAAAATCTCCAACATATGGTTCTGTTCTGGTAGACGGGGTTCCGGTGGACGGACCCGGGACTGACCGTGGTATAGTGTTCCAGGATTATTCGCTCTTTCCATGGATGACCACATTTGAGAACATTTCCTTTGCCATCGAACATACAAAGACAACAAAGGACCGCAAAAGTATAGATGAGAAGGCACATAGCTTCCTGGAGCTTGTCGGGCTTGAGAAGTTCAAAGATACTTATCCTAACAACCTGTCGGGAGGAATGCGCCAGCGTGCTGCAATAGCAAGGATGTTCTCGATCGATCCTAAAGTGTTTATCATGGATGAGCCGTTCGGAGCGCTTGATTCGCTTAACAGGAGCAATATGCAGGACCTTCTTCTGCGCCTCTGGTCAGCTGGAGGGCAGCACAAGACAGTCCTTTTTGTCACACACGATGTGGATGAGGCACTTCTGCTTTCAGACCGCATAGCTGTGATGTCGCCTTCTCCGGGAAGGATACAAGAGATTATCGATGTGCCTTTCTCCCGTCCAAGACGCCGCAAAGATCTCAGTGTCAGCAGGGATTACACTGACCTGAAGGCTTATATGCTTTCAATATTACACGGAGAGTCTTCTGGAGACACACAAGGGCTGGAAAATAAACCAAAGGGGTCATAA
- the larE gene encoding ATP-dependent sacrificial sulfur transferase LarE has protein sequence MEKKNQIDALIKELAGNNDMLISYSGGIDSTLLAVLAQRALPGNTRCILLDAPIVPRRAVREAMKTAEELGLSCDIIPFNIMENEEFRKNPVNRCYLCKKASARVLKAHAEEMGISNIADGINASDLREYRPGLKASEEEGLIHPLLTAGLEKDNIRRISKDCGIPIWNKPSSACLSSRFPYGEEITIEKLQMIEKAEDFMQDLGFSQFRVRLHDKIARIELVANELEIAILVRERIVESLQSYGFSYITLDLKGYRSGSMDEVL, from the coding sequence ATGGAAAAGAAGAATCAGATTGATGCATTAATAAAAGAGCTTGCAGGAAATAATGATATGCTTATTTCGTATTCCGGAGGTATCGACAGTACCCTGCTTGCGGTCTTAGCACAAAGAGCACTTCCAGGAAACACCAGATGCATACTCCTTGATGCGCCCATAGTTCCCAGAAGAGCTGTCAGGGAAGCAATGAAAACCGCAGAGGAACTAGGCTTGTCCTGTGATATCATACCTTTTAATATTATGGAAAATGAGGAATTCCGAAAAAACCCGGTAAATCGCTGCTATCTTTGCAAAAAAGCATCAGCAAGGGTCCTGAAAGCTCATGCGGAGGAAATGGGGATTTCAAATATTGCCGATGGCATTAACGCTTCAGACCTAAGGGAATATCGCCCGGGACTTAAAGCAAGTGAGGAAGAGGGACTGATCCATCCTTTACTAACAGCAGGTCTTGAGAAGGATAACATAAGGAGAATATCTAAAGACTGTGGGATTCCCATCTGGAACAAGCCTTCGTCTGCATGCCTTTCATCACGTTTTCCCTATGGTGAGGAAATAACTATTGAAAAACTTCAAATGATAGAGAAAGCTGAGGATTTCATGCAGGATCTGGGTTTCTCCCAGTTCAGAGTGCGTCTTCATGATAAGATAGCCCGTATCGAACTGGTTGCCAATGAACTCGAAATAGCTATTCTTGTCCGTGAAAGGATTGTAGAGTCACTACAAAGTTATGGTTTTTCCTACATCACCCTGGATCTCAAAGGATACAGAAGCGGAAGCATGGATGAAGTATTGTAG
- the nifS gene encoding cysteine desulfurase NifS: MTEGNRRAVYADHAATTPTHPDVLEKMMPYYSVIFGNPSSLYELSNASQQAIGEARKNVAKALGALPEEIFFTSGGTESDNWAIKGVAYANIERGNHIITSQIEHHAVLHTCEYLEEHGFLVTYLPVDRYGRVSPADVETAITDKTTLITIMTANNEIGTIQPIREIGEIARRHNVYFHTDAVQAIGAVPIDVVSMNVDLLSLSGHKFYGPKGIGALFIKNGVNIDSFHHGGSQERKRRAGTENVPGIVGLGKAIEMATNDIESRNRHLRRLQSRLIERLLSIPHTILNGHPSERLPNNVNVIFEYIEGESIILLLDNYGIYASTGSACASASVDPSHVLLACGLPQEIAHGSLRLTLGEENTDDDVDYLLEVIPIVVEQLRSMSPLAAK, encoded by the coding sequence ATGACAGAAGGAAACAGAAGAGCCGTGTACGCAGATCACGCAGCAACCACTCCAACTCATCCGGATGTTCTGGAAAAGATGATGCCCTATTACTCTGTGATTTTTGGAAATCCTTCGTCGCTTTATGAACTCTCCAATGCATCCCAGCAGGCAATCGGAGAAGCCAGGAAGAATGTAGCAAAAGCGCTCGGAGCTCTGCCGGAGGAAATCTTTTTCACGTCAGGAGGAACAGAATCTGACAATTGGGCTATCAAGGGAGTCGCATATGCCAATATTGAAAGAGGCAACCATATCATAACCTCACAGATTGAGCACCATGCGGTCCTTCATACATGTGAGTATCTGGAAGAACACGGATTCTTAGTCACCTACCTTCCTGTTGACAGATACGGCCGCGTCAGCCCTGCAGACGTTGAAACTGCAATCACTGATAAGACCACACTTATCACAATAATGACCGCAAATAACGAAATAGGCACTATCCAGCCAATACGGGAGATAGGAGAGATAGCACGCAGACACAACGTGTATTTCCATACAGATGCCGTACAGGCTATTGGCGCAGTTCCAATTGATGTAGTATCGATGAACGTAGACCTTCTGTCATTATCTGGCCATAAATTCTATGGTCCGAAAGGCATTGGTGCACTGTTCATAAAAAACGGTGTCAATATCGATTCGTTCCACCACGGTGGCTCTCAGGAGAGAAAAAGAAGAGCCGGTACAGAGAATGTGCCAGGCATCGTAGGTCTGGGGAAAGCTATAGAAATGGCAACAAATGACATTGAATCCCGGAACAGGCATCTCCGAAGGCTTCAGAGCCGCCTCATAGAAAGACTGCTTTCCATCCCGCATACGATACTGAATGGTCACCCTTCGGAGCGCCTTCCAAACAATGTGAATGTCATTTTCGAATATATTGAAGGAGAATCGATCATACTGCTGCTGGATAATTACGGCATTTATGCATCCACAGGCAGTGCCTGTGCATCAGCTTCAGTGGATCCCTCGCATGTACTCCTTGCCTGTGGGTTGCCTCAAGAGATTGCACATGGTTCATTACGACTGACACTGGGAGAGGAGAATACGGATGATGATGTGGATTATCTACTTGAGGTCATTCCTATTGTTGTTGAGCAGCTTAGAAGTATGTCCCCGTTGGCAGCAAAGTAA
- a CDS encoding HesA/MoeB/ThiF family protein, whose amino-acid sequence MKDSNNEFAKKCETVFNENELQRYQRQMMIFDRDGQERLKQSRVFIAGAGGLGCPIALYLAAAGVGHIYIADKDVIEQTNLNRQVLHWEKDVGRTKASSIEEKLREINPYINVIAQSLTIDEKNIMDLAKDADVIVDAMDSYNIRYLLNQAALRAGVPLVHGAIRGFDGQVTTVIPGKTACLKCIFTLAPPQEIFPVIGVAPGIIGLIQANEVIKCLLRIGEPLANRLLVWDGLNANMETFTVKRRDNCEACGDMSDLTKEIGESCK is encoded by the coding sequence ATGAAGGACTCGAATAATGAATTTGCCAAGAAGTGTGAAACAGTGTTCAATGAAAATGAGTTGCAAAGATATCAGCGTCAGATGATGATATTTGACAGAGATGGTCAGGAACGGTTGAAACAGTCTAGGGTTTTTATCGCAGGCGCTGGGGGTCTGGGTTGTCCCATAGCCCTATATCTTGCAGCTGCCGGTGTGGGACATATCTATATCGCGGACAAGGATGTCATCGAGCAAACCAATCTGAACAGGCAGGTGCTGCACTGGGAAAAAGATGTCGGACGAACAAAAGCATCGTCCATTGAAGAAAAACTCCGAGAAATCAATCCTTATATCAATGTTATTGCCCAAAGCCTGACCATTGACGAGAAAAACATAATGGACCTTGCCAAAGATGCAGATGTAATCGTGGATGCAATGGATAGTTACAATATCAGGTATCTTCTCAATCAGGCAGCTCTCAGGGCAGGAGTACCTCTTGTCCATGGGGCCATAAGAGGCTTTGACGGCCAGGTTACCACCGTCATCCCTGGAAAGACAGCCTGCCTGAAGTGCATTTTTACCCTGGCTCCACCCCAGGAGATCTTCCCGGTGATAGGTGTGGCTCCCGGTATAATCGGACTCATCCAGGCTAACGAGGTGATCAAATGTCTGCTCAGGATAGGTGAACCCCTTGCAAACAGGCTGCTCGTATGGGACGGACTCAATGCTAACATGGAAACATTTACAGTGAAAAGACGTGATAATTGCGAAGCATGTGGTGACATGAGCGATTTAACTAAAGAGATTGGAGAATCATGCAAATAA
- a CDS encoding MoaD/ThiS family protein produces MQIRLRTFAQVKEILGADRMIECPYGSSVRWLLNTIRQSSAEADILFAENGDLKGHLIRMLNSIRIDREYFDNLILSEGDELALFPPVSGG; encoded by the coding sequence ATGCAAATAAGATTAAGGACTTTTGCTCAGGTAAAGGAGATATTAGGTGCAGACAGAATGATCGAATGTCCCTATGGAAGCTCTGTGAGATGGCTGCTCAATACGATACGCCAGAGCAGCGCTGAAGCTGATATCCTCTTTGCGGAAAATGGTGACCTGAAGGGTCATTTGATCCGGATGCTAAATAGCATAAGGATTGACAGAGAATATTTTGATAATCTCATTCTTTCAGAAGGGGATGAACTAGCACTCTTCCCGCCTGTATCCGGCGGCTGA
- a CDS encoding molybdenum cofactor biosynthesis protein MoaE, protein MTKDDFDVASMIEQAKKPASGAIVTFLGIVRDDDIERIELEVYEEAALKFLEEIKDVAMQDYAIESVDIVHRYGPLNIGDNIVLITVSAGHRREAFSACEFIIEQIKEKVPIWKKEVGKDFERWK, encoded by the coding sequence GTGACGAAGGATGATTTTGATGTTGCTTCCATGATCGAGCAGGCTAAAAAGCCGGCATCTGGAGCGATTGTGACTTTCCTTGGAATAGTCAGGGATGATGATATCGAGCGGATAGAGCTTGAAGTGTATGAGGAAGCTGCCCTTAAGTTCTTGGAGGAGATCAAGGATGTTGCAATGCAGGACTATGCCATCGAATCTGTAGATATAGTCCATCGGTATGGCCCTTTGAATATAGGGGATAACATAGTGCTAATCACTGTCAGCGCCGGGCACAGGAGGGAGGCTTTTTCGGCATGTGAGTTCATAATAGAGCAGATCAAGGAGAAAGTACCTATCTGGAAAAAGGAGGTTGGGAAAGACTTTGAGCGATGGAAATAG
- a CDS encoding helix-turn-helix domain-containing protein — protein MVFVDSTHGIEIKHIKLEKLPPSAKLVFNVLKANGQMTQKDIIRETVLPSRTVRYAISRLKDEQILMERFNFIDSRQSFYEINNYSSEVPAV, from the coding sequence ATCGTTTTTGTTGATAGTACACATGGAATTGAGATAAAACACATTAAGCTTGAAAAGCTGCCACCGTCGGCTAAACTGGTTTTTAATGTCCTGAAAGCAAACGGACAGATGACGCAGAAAGACATAATCCGTGAAACAGTACTTCCTTCACGAACTGTCCGATATGCGATAAGCCGGCTCAAGGATGAGCAGATATTAATGGAAAGATTCAATTTCATAGACTCCAGACAGAGTTTTTATGAAATCAATAATTATTCAAGCGAGGTTCCTGCAGTATAA
- a CDS encoding rhodanese-like domain-containing protein — MQIVLEKIKASKQEHNLQHLNKINEGGFKNPLSSLEGDIMDSKKRSSIAIESDVKVVFDWSMEKFDSKTTSKHVQKLLEMAHDDSWSKLIEKAQKAKLVCEKHNLPYVTICVDCDKPMCPKCDVTAHIEMGHRVNRFCRKHEVGYHTVCLLCESEKWTDVINVPFIKPVGLKEKLEIDAEKLVLIDTRGDSEWYEGYLPGSKHIKWSDFRDEKSEGYNELKEIVKQNRDKQFVLISQGYPKKKKDEVKGSARGFLAAVELKTFHGVEDVVVLDGGWTAFHALYPEIVEGHKQNGKCGICAYYKRS; from the coding sequence ATGCAGATAGTACTGGAAAAAATCAAGGCTTCAAAGCAAGAGCACAATCTGCAGCATCTAAACAAAATAAATGAAGGCGGGTTTAAGAACCCACTTTCATCTTTAGAAGGGGACATTATGGACAGTAAGAAAAGAAGCTCGATTGCTATTGAAAGTGATGTTAAGGTAGTATTTGATTGGTCTATGGAAAAATTTGATTCAAAGACAACATCTAAGCATGTACAAAAACTATTGGAAATGGCTCACGATGATAGCTGGTCAAAGCTTATTGAGAAAGCGCAAAAGGCAAAACTGGTCTGCGAAAAGCACAATCTGCCATATGTGACAATATGTGTGGACTGTGACAAGCCTATGTGTCCTAAATGTGATGTAACAGCTCATATTGAGATGGGACATCGTGTCAATAGATTTTGCCGAAAACACGAAGTTGGTTATCACACAGTTTGTTTATTGTGTGAATCAGAAAAATGGACTGATGTCATCAATGTTCCTTTCATAAAACCCGTGGGCTTGAAAGAAAAATTAGAAATTGATGCTGAAAAACTTGTATTAATTGATACAAGAGGAGATTCTGAGTGGTATGAGGGTTATCTTCCAGGTTCAAAACATATCAAATGGTCGGATTTTAGAGACGAAAAGTCTGAAGGATATAATGAATTAAAGGAAATTGTAAAACAAAATCGTGACAAGCAGTTCGTTCTTATAAGCCAGGGCTACCCCAAAAAGAAAAAAGATGAAGTGAAAGGTTCTGCACGGGGATTTCTGGCAGCTGTTGAGCTGAAGACTTTCCATGGAGTTGAAGATGTTGTTGTCCTTGACGGCGGATGGACAGCATTCCATGCCTTATATCCCGAAATTGTTGAAGGGCATAAACAAAATGGAAAGTGTGGAATATGTGCTTATTATAAAAGAAGTTGA
- a CDS encoding NYN domain-containing protein: protein MSFDVIIDGANISHVTSTKIVAARIEHAIDGLSTFGLEAHAILPQYMYNGKNKNKNVTDVSVIDRLLSAKKISLVNVDDDNILISAAFDADSLILSNDSFSDHISKSWCTLELRDFIKDRRLSFCFVEDRFIIPLSDRCKINKYHIEKKGHILEQNTETKVVDIPNFKELVVKNPTCSSIPTEKLPEPVTKLLGIVSDSKKHRLSDVSSKLKKEAGFSINDIFGNTKRASLFLEIRGFEITVKNDQCYVTRSATA, encoded by the coding sequence ATGAGTTTTGATGTTATTATTGATGGTGCTAATATTTCCCACGTTACTTCCACAAAGATTGTGGCTGCACGTATAGAACATGCAATCGATGGACTTTCAACATTTGGGCTTGAAGCACATGCAATTCTTCCTCAGTATATGTATAATGGAAAGAACAAAAACAAAAATGTAACAGATGTTTCAGTAATCGATAGACTTCTTTCTGCAAAAAAAATAAGTTTAGTAAACGTAGATGACGATAATATTCTTATATCTGCGGCATTTGATGCAGATTCATTGATTCTTAGTAACGATTCTTTTAGTGACCACATCTCTAAGAGCTGGTGTACTCTTGAATTACGTGATTTTATTAAAGACAGAAGATTATCTTTTTGTTTTGTTGAAGACCGTTTCATCATTCCCCTTTCTGACAGGTGTAAGATAAACAAATATCATATTGAGAAGAAAGGGCATATTCTTGAACAAAATACTGAAACAAAAGTCGTGGATATACCTAACTTCAAAGAGCTTGTCGTAAAAAACCCTACTTGTTCAAGTATTCCTACAGAAAAACTTCCTGAGCCAGTCACTAAGCTACTAGGAATAGTTTCGGATAGCAAAAAGCACAGATTATCGGATGTATCTTCAAAGCTAAAGAAAGAAGCAGGTTTCTCAATAAATGATATTTTTGGCAACACAAAGCGTGCCTCCCTGTTTTTAGAAATACGTGGATTTGAGATAACAGTGAAGAACGATCAATGTTACGTAACCAGGAGTGCAACAGCATGA
- a CDS encoding NAD-dependent epimerase/dehydratase family protein: MRILVTGSSGLIGTKLCEQLERLGHLVRRFDINPSLSTYSAPEDILDAAARKEAINNIDGVIHLAAVSRVIDAELDSERCIKVNVNGTQALISDLVKSGEYPWLIYGSSREVYGIPEKIPADENLEPKPVNVYGESKVAAESSVREYNESTGATSIIFRFSNVYGSVNDHATRVIPAFIRSALIEENIRIDGNDHVFDFTHVDDTVNAIIKAVSMIEMGVLLGCHTLNVCTERGTNLGELVNIIVSITHTKPSIIQGEPRKYDVPYFIGSSTKLSHVLGVNCKIALEDGITLLVEDFKQHLESSSAKGVSSSSSSELSTNCPAEEGVN, from the coding sequence ATGAGAATACTTGTAACTGGCAGCAGTGGTCTGATTGGCACGAAACTTTGCGAACAACTTGAAAGATTAGGCCACTTGGTAAGGAGGTTTGACATCAATCCTTCTTTGTCTACATATTCTGCTCCTGAGGATATCCTTGATGCAGCAGCAAGAAAAGAAGCAATCAATAACATTGATGGTGTAATACATCTTGCAGCAGTGTCCAGAGTAATTGACGCAGAACTTGATTCGGAGAGATGTATCAAGGTAAATGTCAATGGAACTCAAGCACTCATAAGTGATCTGGTCAAGTCTGGTGAATATCCATGGCTCATATATGGGAGTAGCCGAGAAGTTTATGGCATTCCTGAAAAGATACCTGCAGATGAGAATTTGGAGCCCAAACCTGTTAATGTGTATGGTGAATCAAAAGTTGCTGCTGAAAGCTCTGTCAGAGAGTACAACGAGTCTACAGGAGCAACTTCTATTATTTTCCGTTTTTCAAACGTATATGGATCGGTAAACGATCATGCTACAAGAGTCATCCCAGCTTTCATTCGTTCTGCTTTGATTGAAGAGAATATACGCATAGATGGGAATGACCATGTTTTTGACTTTACCCATGTCGATGATACTGTCAACGCAATTATCAAAGCTGTTAGTATGATCGAAATGGGAGTACTCTTAGGATGTCATACACTAAATGTTTGCACAGAAAGAGGTACAAATCTGGGTGAACTTGTGAACATCATTGTTTCAATAACGCATACAAAGCCATCTATTATCCAAGGAGAGCCTCGAAAGTACGATGTCCCATATTTTATTGGCAGTTCCACAAAGTTGTCTCATGTCCTTGGAGTTAATTGCAAGATTGCACTTGAAGATGGTATTACTTTGCTTGTAGAGGATTTCAAGCAGCATTTAGAATCCAGTTCTGCAAAAGGTGTCTCTTCCAGTTCGAGTAGTGAATTGTCAACCAATTGTCCAGCTGAGGAGGGAGTGAATTGA